Genomic window (Cellulosilyticum lentocellum DSM 5427):
CTATAAGGCGTTATTTCCCTATAAGAGATGATCTTACCCTCGGTATCTCTTTCATAACGAATAATTCTACCGGCTAAAGCGTCTCCTGAATCACAGCTATAGCCATTCTCTTTCACATAAGACCGCCTACCTGTTTCTGAAAAGGTAATATATAAATAGTTACCATCATCATCATAACGTTGTGCCACATAACCTGACATTCTAGAACCTACCACATGAGATTTTTCAGGTTGCCATAGCTTTTCAAAATGACTGCCTCCATCATAAGATACATAGACGCTATGGCCTCTTTCCTCATCACTTTGCTTTGTTGTCACACCTGCAGTACCTACCACTAATGTTTTGGCATCCTTTGACTGCCATATAAAAGTCATGTACTTCTCACCCTGTACTTCTAAACTCTCCCATGACTTCCCTAAATCTTTACTTCTTAAAAGTCCCCCTTGCTGGCTGGCAAAATAAATAGTCTGATCTTCCTGAGCATCTACAATGAGTCTTAGACCTGTCCCTCTTCCATTTAGGTTACCATGTACTAAAGTAGGGATTGCTTCATAGGTAAAACTTTTTCCACCATCCTTAGAAATCGCTAAAATGCCTTTATTGTCCTCATTCACACCACAAGCAATAAGTAGCCATTCTGGATGATTGATGTTTAAACCAATGGCTATAGGATAGCTTTCACTTAAATCTGTTTGTGTGACATGATCCATCAAACTTTTCCACTTGCTCTTTTCATAATCATAACGGTAAACGCCACCTATGTCTGTTCTGGCATAAAGTACATCTGGCTTTTGCGGATGAAATACAAAGCCTGTTACATAGCCCCCTCCTGGTATGGGTGCATGCTCATAGTGATATGGTATTTGCTTTTTAATTGTCACAACACTTCCCCCTTGTATTCTATTTTCCTTTTGTTTTACATACTTCTTACTTTAACGGTATTATAGCTAATCCTTCTTCTTTAAGATACCCTAAAATGTTAAGCATTTTTACCGTTATATCTATTGAAATCATATTTTATTTATAACATTTTAACAACTCAAAATAAACTAACTCTCTATTATTTATCATCAAATTTTAATTTTTCTCTCACACTTTTCTAAGAGGCACACCTTATACTAAATTTATATTAAAGATAACGGAGGATTAAATATGGATCGCACATCATTACAATCAAAGAAATTTTGGGGACTTATTTTACTAGCCTTAGGTATTTATGGTATTTTAAATAACTTTTTTGACTTTAATTTTTTTAGTATGAGCCATTTATGGCCACTATTTGTACTAATTCCTGGTTTAGCTTTCGAATATAGCTATTTTTCTACAAGACGTGCTCCGGGGGTCTTAGTACCTGGTGGTATTTTAACAACACTCGGTCTACTCTTTTTATTTGAAACGAGTACCCATTGGTTTTTCTCAGCTTACACTTGGCCAGTTTATATTTTAGCTCCTGCTATTGGCCTCTTTCAACTTTACTTATATGGCGGACGTTGCAAGGGCTTATTAATCCCTGTTGGTATTTTAACAACTGTTGCAGTTACTTGCTTTTCTTCTACTGTTCTTGGCCATTTCTTCTTCTTTATTAATGGTTCTATCGTTTGGCC
Coding sequences:
- a CDS encoding LiaI-LiaF-like domain-containing protein; this encodes MDRTSLQSKKFWGLILLALGIYGILNNFFDFNFFSMSHLWPLFVLIPGLAFEYSYFSTRRAPGVLVPGGILTTLGLLFLFETSTHWFFSAYTWPVYILAPAIGLFQLYLYGGRCKGLLIPVGILTTVAVTCFSSTVLGHFFFFINGSIVWPVALVLIGLFILLGKSDSTKHM